aaggctccttagacagcaccttccaaacctgattgatatttattgtcacatgtaccgaagtacagtgaaaagtatttttctgcggccaaggggacgtacacagtacgtacatagtagaacaaaagaataatcaacagagtacattgactttTTTTTTCATTGTTCAGTAACTTTATTTTCATTGGTAATCCTTATCTAATCCAACTATAATACATTATAAATAAATTAAGTCAGGAATTTTGACATTTAATTTACTTAGGCCAAAATGCACCAGCCAGTGAATGATAGCTGGAGACCTGGTGATGCAGTGGTGAATAGGGGTGGAAGTCACACAGGACAGTCATCAGAATAAACCACATCAGGGACTTCTTTGCTTTCAATTCTTGAAGGATCAATAAAAAAAGCCTGGAAACTTCAAACTTTTCACTTCTCAGGAAATCTGGGAAAGACCACCAATTATTTTTCCATGATCTCTGCAACAACTCAGTCTGGTGGATGTTCCAACTGCAACGCacattgtgccatccacaaaccATTGCTCCACTGCATCATTTTTCCTGGGCTATCAATCACTGGCCTTGTCCAACCGATTCCTGTTTAGCACTGCCCTTGGCGTGAACTCCAGTTTGTCCTTTAGGCTTAGCACTTTGGTACAATCTTTATTTGTGATCTCAGCAAGCTTTCTCTCTTCACGCAATTCAAAAATGCTTTTCTCTTCAACTGGTTTCTGTTGGTCCCCACGAATAAACCACTCTAAATTATAGCCCACAGCACCCACGACAAAGGCCACGGGAAACGTTACATAGAGTGCATACGTACGGGCGGCAGCCCACAAAAGAGGCCACATGATAGCTCTTCGCCAGGCCTCCCTTTCCCTcgacccccacacccaccttctTCCCCTCGCAGCTCAGCCacctcaacagagtacattgacaatggtatatCAACAAAGtggttggttacagtgcgaaacaatggccaaacaagagcagcatagggtgtcgtgaatagtgttcttacagggaacagatcagtccaagggagagtcgttgaggagtctggcagctgtggggaagaagctgtaacCTCAGCAAGAAACCTGCAACCTCAGCCACCTGGAAAGCcgagggcagcagatgtatggaaACATTATCACCTGCAATTTCCTCTTCAAGCTACACttcatcctgacttagaactatattgccattccatcactgtccctgggttaaagtcctgggcatcagtgtgaaTACACTGACATAACTCAGACGTTCAAGAAAGTGACTCACCATCACCTTTTGAACAGAATTAGGGATGCAGAACAaatacctagccagtgacacccacatcctgcaaaCGAATAAATAAACAAAATGCTTCCTGTTCTTAAATTGTATACTTATCCAATTTTCTTCACAGTAACATGTTGCCTCAACACCTATCTTTTTAAATTCACTTTTCCTGTGTTGCTGCCAACATGCAGCATTCTTTCTGTCAGGGCAGGATAAACCATGTCATCGTTAATCATTCTGAAATGCAGATAGTGTGGATATGTAAAGAGAGAGAATAGATCTTCCTGTGTGAGGAAACTCAAGTGAAAGGTGTAGAAAGATATCGTTCTGCAGAGTATGCTAATTAATCTGTCCGATTTTGTTGCTAGCTTCTAATCTGCACCCTTCTATGATTTCATCAACACTTACTGAGTAAACTGCTGATGAATCAAAACTATTTTTGTCAACAGAAAAACGTAATCAATGCACAAGCAGATTTAGAATAAATGCTAATTCTTCGCACTTTGACTTTAGACCAAGGCGCTTTGGTGCAAGGGCTTGTTTTCATAGTGGCCCAGATATACTATTCTTCGGAGGGTCGTACTCTTGAAGGTGCACAGGGGGATCGGCCAGAGATGCCCAGGCAAGGACTTTTCTCGCCACCCAACTGTGGTAGTTCGAGACAAACACTGGAGGCTTTTAGTCAAATAACTGGCACAGAACATGATACAACAGGTATTTATGCTTCAGGTCCCTGGTCCACACAGCCCGAGGTCCTTCTTCTAAAGGCTCCATGCAAACTTCCCATTGGTTGGGGTTCGCGCACTCTTGCACGATTGGTCCACAGCCGACCacgtggtgtagccacctaaaatggctgattccctattaatttggccaaaacccgatttaaaacagctaaccgaaaaggctgatgggaaaagcagccaacaggacacaaacggacagctgcagacagaatagcgtattcggctctggggaagtctgcccagatcgatactcaagactattagcaacacatcaacccagacatctgcagtttaatcggctatccccgggaacaattgcaacatattagcaattgaatgccgggccagacctgtcggcgcct
This window of the Scyliorhinus torazame isolate Kashiwa2021f chromosome 14, sScyTor2.1, whole genome shotgun sequence genome carries:
- the LOC140389295 gene encoding small integral membrane protein 12-like produces the protein MWPLLWAAARTYALYVTFPVAFVVGAVGYNLEWFIRGDQQKPVEEKSIFELREERKLAEITNKDCTKVLSLKDKLEFTPRAVLNRNRLDKASD